One stretch of Punica granatum isolate Tunisia-2019 unplaced genomic scaffold, ASM765513v2 Contig00449, whole genome shotgun sequence DNA includes these proteins:
- the LOC116190461 gene encoding protein NTM1-like 9 isoform X2: MDVPHIPGLDFDPSSIQLLAHYLKQRILDHFHSGDPNYSTNHHLIPDIELYNWDPEELPRQYDRLAEARSNGRQWFFFCLRKEKYRNNNRSKRIVPNAGYWKITSSDKKVKSKDTGEEIGKKKALTFYQGRSSSGITTNWGMHEYYLNPSYLGYNIEDMPFVVCHVFKRNGRRGGDDVESASYANDDSGHPATSESRAPTQEAAPNEE; encoded by the exons ATGGACGTTCCACATATCCCTGGATTAGATTTTGATCCATCTAGCATCCAACTTCTGGCTCATTACTTGAAGCAGAGGATTTTGGACCACTTCCATTCCGGAGATCCCAATTATTCGACGAATCATCACCTGATCCCGGACATCGAGCTCTATAATTGGGATCCCGAGGAACTGCCTCGCCAGTACGATA GGTTAGCGGAGGCGAGGTCTAATGGAAGGCAGTGGTTCTTCTTCTGTCTCCGAAAAGAAAAGTACCGTAACAACAATCGGTCTAAGAGGATCGTTCCAAATGCTGGTTATTGGAAGATCACTAGTTCAGACAAGAAAGTGAAGAGCAAAGATACTGGCGAAGAGATAGGTAAGAAGAAGGCATTGACTTTCTACCAAGGGCGTAGTTCCAGTGGGATCACGACCAATTGGGGAATGCATGAATACTACCTGAATCCATCGTATCTCGGCTACAACATTGAAGAT ATGCCCTTTGTTGTCTGTCATGTGTTTAAAAGAAATGGCAGAAGGGGTGGTGATGATGTCGAATCAGCAAGTTATGCAAACGATGATTCTGGCCACCCTGCCACATCTGAAAGCCGTGCACCTACCCAAGAAGCTGCTCCAAACGAG GAGTAA
- the LOC116190461 gene encoding protein NTM1-like 9 isoform X1 codes for MDVPHIPGLDFDPSSIQLLAHYLKQRILDHFHSGDPNYSTNHHLIPDIELYNWDPEELPRQYDRLAEARSNGRQWFFFCLRKEKYRNNNRSKRIVPNAGYWKITSSDKKVKSKDTGEEIGKKKALTFYQGRSSSGITTNWGMHEYYLNPSYLGYNIEDMPFVVCHVFKRNGRRGGDDVESASYANDDSGHPATSESRAPTQEAAPNEVELS; via the exons ATGGACGTTCCACATATCCCTGGATTAGATTTTGATCCATCTAGCATCCAACTTCTGGCTCATTACTTGAAGCAGAGGATTTTGGACCACTTCCATTCCGGAGATCCCAATTATTCGACGAATCATCACCTGATCCCGGACATCGAGCTCTATAATTGGGATCCCGAGGAACTGCCTCGCCAGTACGATA GGTTAGCGGAGGCGAGGTCTAATGGAAGGCAGTGGTTCTTCTTCTGTCTCCGAAAAGAAAAGTACCGTAACAACAATCGGTCTAAGAGGATCGTTCCAAATGCTGGTTATTGGAAGATCACTAGTTCAGACAAGAAAGTGAAGAGCAAAGATACTGGCGAAGAGATAGGTAAGAAGAAGGCATTGACTTTCTACCAAGGGCGTAGTTCCAGTGGGATCACGACCAATTGGGGAATGCATGAATACTACCTGAATCCATCGTATCTCGGCTACAACATTGAAGAT ATGCCCTTTGTTGTCTGTCATGTGTTTAAAAGAAATGGCAGAAGGGGTGGTGATGATGTCGAATCAGCAAGTTATGCAAACGATGATTCTGGCCACCCTGCCACATCTGAAAGCCGTGCACCTACCCAAGAAGCTGCTCCAAACGAG gtagaattaagttaa
- the LOC116190464 gene encoding NAC domain-containing protein 71-like yields the protein MEVPHIPGLDFDPSSIQLLNHYLKQRNLDYFHSGDPSYSTNCHLIPDIELYNWDPEELPGQYYRIANARSNGRQWFFFCLRKEKYRNSNRSERTVQNVGYWKITSSDKKVKSEDTGEEIGKKKTLTFYRGRIPSGIKTNWGMHEYYLNPSYLGYNIEEMPFVVCHVFKRSGRRGDDNVESASHANDDSGGPASSESRAPTHEAASNEEQGMWQSLSDIQQLSHDIPDYSTGFTGGAGYHSYTNSDGLFNGYRSNNYYASPDETYDHQQYQGDWNSHNHY from the exons ATGGAAGTTCCGCATATCCCAGGATTAGATTTTGACCCATCTAGCATCCAGCTGCTGAATCATTACTTGAAGCAGAGGAATTTGGACTACTTCCACTCCGGGGATCCCAGTTATTCGACGAATTGTCATCTGATCCCGGATATCGAGCTCTACAACTGGGATCCCGAGGAACTTCCTGGCCAGTACTATA GGATAGCAAATGCGAGGTCTAATGGAAGGCAGTGGTTTTTCTTCTGTCTTCGAAAAGAGAAGTACCGTAACAGCAATCGGTCCGAGAGGACTGTTCAAAATGTTGGTTATTGGAAGATCACTAGTTCAGACAAGAAAGTGAAGAGCGAAGACACTGGCGAAGAGATAGGCAAGAAGAAGACATTGACTTTCTACCGAGGGCGTATTCCTAGTGGGATCAAGACCAACTGGGGAATGCATGAATACTACCTAAATCCATCGTATCTCGGCTACAACATTGAAGAG ATGCCGTTTGTTGTCTGTCATGTATTTAAGAGAAGTGGCAGAAGGGGTGACGATAATGTCGAATCAGCAAGTCATGCAAATGATGATTCCGGCGGCCCTGCCTCATCTGAAAGCCGTGCGCCTACTCACGAAGCTGCTTCAAATGAG GAGCAAGGAATGTGGCAATCACTCTCTGATATTCAGCAACTTTCTCACGACATCCCGGACTACAGTACCGGGTTCACTGGAGGGGCCGGTTATCACTCTTACACCAACAGTGATGGGCTCTTTAATGGCTATCGCTCTAACAATTACTATGCATCTCCTGATGAAACTTACGACCACCAACAGTACCAAGGTGACTGGAACTCCCACAACCACTACTAG